The following coding sequences lie in one Pelecanus crispus isolate bPelCri1 chromosome 9, bPelCri1.pri, whole genome shotgun sequence genomic window:
- the SRPRB gene encoding signal recognition particle receptor subunit beta isoform X2: MAGLNVSIAFFFLVVGVCQVLRCLSKRLLSPGTYGCLARELAGSLQLCMSYLELRMLVDIGPWGGGFGPDVVLTLLFLLFMVHGASFDGASANPTICLQEFLLLESNLAATAAKLLAQGAGTGTGWAVTKLYWSWELTHFHFIQNLIASECSSSIHTSLHHATFVEGTCSFLFHLVLLKLRQSHPMYRVPSLAATVTFLTYTAGPFTGAFFNPALATAATFHCLGSSFWDYVQVYWLGPLTGMLAALLLYQGNIPRLFQKNLLYSQRSKYKIPKTRMVAHVDSDRSPQKRKGEKSDSKPRA; encoded by the exons ATGGCTGGCTTGAATGTctccattgctttttttttcctggttgttGGGGTGTGCCAGGTGCTCAGGTGTCTTTCCAAGAGGCTTCTGTCTCCTGGAACGTATGGCTGCCTTGCCAGAGAACTTGCTGGTTCGTTACAGTTGTGCATGAGCTACCTTGAGCTGAGGATGCTGGTGGATATTGGCCCATGGGGTGGTGGCTTTGGCCCAGACGTGGTCTTGACTctgctctttctcctcttcatgGTTCACGGTGCCTCTTTTGATGGAGCATCTGCCAACCCGACCATCTGTCTCCAGGAGTTCCTGCTCCTTGAGTCCAACCTCGCAGCAACTGCTGCCAAGCTGCTGGCCCAGGGTGCGGGCACAGGTACAGGCTGGGCCGTCACCAAGCTCTATTGGTCCTGGGAGCTGACGCATTTCCACTTCATCCAGAACCTGATAGCGTCAGAGTGCAGCTCCTCCATCCACACATCTCTGCACCATGCTACCTTTGTGGAAGGCAcctgctctttccttttccaccttGTCCTTCTCAAGTTGCGACAGAGTCATCCAATGTACAGGGTTCCTTCCCTGGCTGCGACTGTCACCTTCCTGACCTACACAG ctggaCCATTCACGGGGGCCTTCTTCAACCCTGCCCTGGCTACAGCTGCCACCTTCCATTGCTTGGGGAGCAGCTTTTGGGACTACGTCCAGGTTTACTGGCTGGGGCCCCTCACAG GGATGCTCGCTGCCCTCCTGCTGTACCAAGGCAACATCCCACGACTCTTCCAGAAAAACCTCCTTTACAGCCAGAGGAGCAAATACAAGATACCCAAGACGAGGATGGTGGCACATGTGGACAGTGACAGATCACCtcagaagaggaaaggggagaagagCGACTCCAAGCCTCGTGCCTGA